The following proteins are encoded in a genomic region of Necator americanus strain Aroian chromosome II, whole genome shotgun sequence:
- a CDS encoding hypothetical protein (NECATOR_CHRII.G7495.T1) has product MEMRMLRWTIGVTLQEKVSNDTMRSIFGVVPITEKMKEARLKWFGHILRREEDSVAKTALKLDVSGVRPRGRPKIRWLDRVKLDMIDARLCTADAMDRTKWKTRRRKADPATTRDKR; this is encoded by the coding sequence atggagatgcggatgttaagATGGacaataggtgtaacgctacaagagaaagtatccaacgacactatgcgctccatcttcggcgtcgtcccgataactgagaagatgaaggaggcccgACTGAAATGGTTCGGTCACatcttgcggcgagaggaagattctgtggccaaaaccgcactgaagctcgacgtttcaggagtgaggccgcgtgggaggccaaagattcggtggttagaccgtgtgaagctggatatgatagatgcgcgtttatgtacggctgatgcaatggatagaaccaaatggaagacaagaaggagaaaggcggaccctgcaacaacgcgggacaaacgctag